The Natrinema caseinilyticum genomic sequence CATTCGGAGTCTTCGCGACGAGACGAAGATCTGGGACGCCTGGGCCGACGACGAAGGCCGACTGGAGACGGCCTACGGTCGCTTCTGGAGACGGTTTCCGGTCCCGGAGGGGAGCGCCAGACTCGAGGGGGAGTCCTGGCCCGACGAGAGCAACCGGTGGGTCACCGAGGAGGCCGACGGCCGCCGAACCTTCGATCAGTTGCAGTACGTGATCGACACGTTGTCCGATTCGCCGAACTCGCGCCGCCTCGTCGTCAACGCCTGGCACCCCGCGAACGCGGCCGATTCGACGCTGCCGCCGTGTCACTACACCTTCGTCTTCAACGTCCAGGGCGACCGGCTGAACTGTCACCTCACGCAACGATCGGGAGATACCGCGCTCGGGATTCCGTTCAATATCGCAGCGTATTCGCTGCTGACGAAAGTGATCGCCCAGCAGACCGGCTTCGAACCCGGCACGTTCGCTCACACCGTCGTCGACGCGCACGTCTACTGCGGTCGCGGCGCGCGCGGTGAGTGGTACGCGGACAATCTTTCCGCCTTGCAGTCCCGGCTCGCCGACGTCGACGACCGGTCAGATTATCTCGACGTGCGCGCGTGGCTCGAGTCCGAAGTCCCGGCCGAAGCCGACGGCGACGAACGGCTCGATCACGTCCCCGGATTGCTCGAACAGCTCTCGCGGGATCCGCTGTCGCGTCCGACGCTCGACGTGGCCGACGTGTCGATCGACGAGTTGGCCTACGAGGACGTCGAGCTACGGGACTACGAGTCCCACGAGGGAATCGAGTTTTCGGTGGCCGAATGACCGACGGCGACGCGCCCGTTTCGCCCCCCGGCCGCGAACTCGTCGGCATCGTCGCCGTAGCCGACAACGGCGTCATCGGCGCCGACGGCGAGATGCCCTGGCATCTCCCCGCGGATCTCGAGCACTTCAAGGAGACCACGATGAATCACCCCGTCATCATGGGACGAGTGACCTACGAGGGGATCCTCGAAGCCCTCGGTACCCCGCTGCCGGGACGGACGACGGTCGTGTT encodes the following:
- the thyA gene encoding thymidylate synthase, coding for MEQYLELVDAVLSTGTYKPNRTGVDTISSFSEHYEVDLQEGYPLLTTKEMDGYRWNSMLHEVCWYLSGEEHIRSLRDETKIWDAWADDEGRLETAYGRFWRRFPVPEGSARLEGESWPDESNRWVTEEADGRRTFDQLQYVIDTLSDSPNSRRLVVNAWHPANAADSTLPPCHYTFVFNVQGDRLNCHLTQRSGDTALGIPFNIAAYSLLTKVIAQQTGFEPGTFAHTVVDAHVYCGRGARGEWYADNLSALQSRLADVDDRSDYLDVRAWLESEVPAEADGDERLDHVPGLLEQLSRDPLSRPTLDVADVSIDELAYEDVELRDYESHEGIEFSVAE